In Aciduliprofundum sp. MAR08-339, a single window of DNA contains:
- a CDS encoding Na(+)/H(+) antiporter subunit B, whose product MKRILAAVLAILIFIVFALAFAKIPFGEKMSTYPNYTEPLLNSTSNMSLPQHYLTYGKKETGATNMVTAIVVDYRGFDTLGEVTVLFLAATGVGSLMYVEDKQRRRVRKSNAVVETGSKLLFGFIILFGGYIFIHGHLTPGGGFPGGAVIASAFLLLYLAYPKFHANHKRLNVSESLAGLTYVIVGLLGLVLAGYFLYNFLPFGIPTYLFSAGVIPVIYTAIGVKVGSELTGIVDAMMGVRE is encoded by the coding sequence ATGAAGAGGATACTTGCAGCAGTTCTGGCAATACTCATATTCATCGTATTTGCTCTTGCCTTTGCAAAGATACCCTTTGGTGAAAAAATGAGCACTTATCCCAACTATACCGAGCCCCTGCTTAACAGTACCTCAAACATGTCCCTGCCCCAGCACTACCTTACCTATGGAAAGAAAGAAACTGGGGCCACAAACATGGTTACTGCCATAGTGGTTGACTACAGGGGTTTTGATACCCTAGGTGAGGTAACGGTGTTATTCCTTGCAGCCACTGGTGTGGGCTCCCTGATGTACGTTGAGGATAAACAAAGGAGAAGGGTAAGAAAATCAAATGCTGTTGTTGAAACAGGCTCAAAACTTCTGTTTGGTTTCATAATTCTTTTCGGCGGATACATATTCATACATGGCCATCTTACCCCTGGAGGAGGCTTCCCAGGTGGTGCGGTTATTGCCTCGGCGTTCCTGTTACTCTACCTTGCATATCCAAAGTTCCATGCCAATCATAAGAGGCTAAACGTCTCTGAAAGCCTTGCGGGATTGACCTATGTTATTGTGGGTCTTCTCGGATTGGTTTTGGCCGGTTACTTCCTCTACAACTTCCTGCCATTCGGTATTCCCACATATCTCTTCAGCGCCGGTGTGATTCCTGTGATTTATACGGCAATAGGTGTAAAGGTGGGATCTGAACTTACAGGAATAGTTGATGCGATGATGGGGGTGAGAGAGTGA
- a CDS encoding monovalent cation/H+ antiporter complex subunit F yields the protein MNCPIDLCAIYIVLIAIATFLTIVRLVKGPTTADRAVALDILTNVTIVFLVLLGYYFGRFVYLDVALVYGILAFVGVIALARYLEGGL from the coding sequence ATGAATTGCCCAATAGATTTATGTGCCATCTACATAGTGCTCATAGCCATTGCAACTTTCCTCACCATTGTGCGCTTGGTGAAGGGTCCAACAACTGCCGACAGGGCCGTGGCTCTGGATATTTTAACCAACGTCACAATAGTTTTCCTTGTTTTGCTGGGCTACTATTTCGGTAGGTTTGTGTACCTTGATGTGGCCCTTGTGTATGGAATACTTGCATTTGTGGGTGTGATTGCCCTCGCTAGGTATCTGGAGGGAGGCCTATGA
- the mnhG gene encoding monovalent cation/H(+) antiporter subunit G, whose product MIDVIIYILRIIGYILMGIGTFFLFLASIGLIRMPDVYNRMQTATKATTLGALSVLVGIGLVDLYWLPKSLILAVFIVLTAPIGASALARASYKHGIPLWENSVIDKYKEEKEDD is encoded by the coding sequence ATGATCGATGTGATTATTTACATACTGAGGATCATAGGATACATTCTGATGGGCATAGGCACTTTTTTCCTGTTTCTTGCATCAATTGGCCTAATAAGGATGCCAGATGTATACAACAGGATGCAGACGGCAACAAAGGCAACAACTCTTGGTGCTCTGAGCGTACTTGTGGGGATAGGGCTTGTTGATCTCTACTGGCTTCCCAAGAGCCTCATTCTTGCGGTTTTCATAGTTCTTACAGCCCCCATAGGCGCGAGCGCTCTTGCCAGGGCGAGTTACAAGCATGGCATACCCCTGTGGGAGAATAGTGTAATTGATAAATACAAAGAGGAAAAGGAGGATGATTGA
- a CDS encoding Rossmann-like domain-containing protein: MLVDLLADRAMEFAKKEGLVFEDFAVGLKYTYAIVKGPKGREMGVAYMPVEDLSRGFADEPRANNLRDMVSSTNMQNKSLGIAAINAISQYILWKVDMPKNVRYRNIVEHIPECCPGGRIAVVGNMIPLVKNLKEKMDVVVLERNPKLRFNAYPDSLAAKVIPEADVVIITGATLVNDSIDAILSLTEDRKFLVGPTAGVHPSWLDGKIDLIAGTRIKDIENTRKIIKMGGGRWDFAQFCEEYVFTPGDF; the protein is encoded by the coding sequence ATGCTTGTGGATTTACTGGCAGATAGGGCTATGGAGTTTGCAAAAAAGGAGGGACTCGTGTTTGAGGATTTTGCTGTTGGTCTGAAATACACCTATGCCATCGTAAAAGGCCCAAAGGGTAGGGAAATGGGCGTTGCATATATGCCGGTGGAGGATCTAAGCAGAGGATTCGCCGATGAACCACGGGCGAATAATTTGAGAGATATGGTGAGTTCAACAAACATGCAGAACAAATCTCTTGGAATTGCAGCCATAAACGCAATCTCCCAGTACATTCTATGGAAAGTGGATATGCCCAAGAATGTTAGGTACAGGAACATAGTGGAGCATATCCCGGAATGCTGCCCAGGGGGAAGAATAGCGGTTGTGGGTAATATGATTCCACTGGTGAAAAATTTGAAGGAGAAAATGGATGTTGTGGTGCTTGAAAGAAATCCAAAATTGAGATTTAATGCTTATCCTGATTCTCTTGCAGCGAAAGTAATACCAGAGGCAGATGTGGTAATAATAACGGGGGCAACCCTTGTTAACGACAGCATAGATGCCATTTTATCTCTCACAGAGGACAGAAAATTCCTTGTGGGTCCAACAGCAGGAGTTCATCCCTCCTGGCTCGATGGAAAAATTGACCTGATTGCAGGAACGAGAATAAAGGATATAGAAAATACGAGGAAAATAATAAAAATGGGTGGTGGCCGATGGGATTTTGCCCAGTTCTGTGAGGAGTACGTATTCACTCCAGGTGATTTTTAA
- a CDS encoding proton-conducting transporter membrane subunit, with the protein MMIRPVLLIAFPLFFAFLIPIIGFWSKKAVRYTVLFATALNIILASVLLFEALNKPVFDTIGGFQPPIGIVLMVGPLGALIALLISGVAFVISIYNLKVEKEPIVRYSMLYLLLMMGSTGMVLTGDLFNLFVFLEITSIASYGLAAYNKDKKGYMGAMKYVVVGSIGSTFVLLGITLIYAQLRTLNMLDIAARLGEMSPIVKIMAFTSLFLGFGVEAEMFPLNTWVPDAYDGAPNPISAAFASIPAKAGIFALARVIFTMFGFSNFLWFVVIMGLLTVFFGEIIAYTQKNLKKMLAYSSIGQMGMIIMGLGIGTTLAVEGAFYQMLAHALGKALLFIAAGFLIYAAKSDKISDMRGLARNPLIGIPLLVGVLSIMGMPPFAGFYGKFFILMGGFSQGYYAVIALFLAASIVEVAYYARFIKVVFEKGDASVKPDPITYVPLIILAVVIVLIGVYPKPVLSVLSHAAAFIAGGA; encoded by the coding sequence ATGATGATAAGGCCAGTTTTGCTTATCGCATTTCCCCTGTTTTTCGCATTTCTCATACCCATAATCGGCTTCTGGAGCAAAAAGGCTGTGAGGTACACAGTTTTATTTGCCACAGCGTTAAATATAATCCTTGCCTCTGTTCTTTTGTTTGAGGCTCTGAACAAACCTGTGTTTGATACGATTGGCGGATTTCAGCCCCCCATAGGTATCGTGCTCATGGTGGGGCCTCTGGGTGCTCTTATAGCACTCCTCATTAGTGGGGTTGCATTCGTAATATCAATCTACAACCTTAAGGTGGAGAAAGAGCCTATTGTGAGGTACTCAATGCTTTACCTCCTTCTTATGATGGGCTCAACTGGAATGGTTCTCACAGGAGATCTTTTCAATCTGTTCGTGTTCCTTGAGATAACCTCTATAGCCTCCTACGGTCTGGCCGCATATAACAAGGACAAGAAGGGTTATATGGGTGCGATGAAGTATGTTGTTGTTGGTTCAATAGGAAGTACGTTTGTTCTGCTTGGAATAACCCTCATCTACGCCCAGCTGAGAACTCTCAACATGCTGGATATCGCAGCGCGCCTTGGTGAGATGAGCCCCATAGTTAAGATAATGGCCTTCACATCCCTCTTTCTCGGATTTGGTGTGGAAGCGGAGATGTTTCCTCTAAACACATGGGTTCCGGATGCATACGATGGCGCTCCCAACCCAATAAGTGCAGCCTTTGCCTCCATACCTGCCAAGGCGGGCATATTTGCTCTCGCAAGGGTTATATTCACCATGTTCGGTTTTTCAAATTTCCTCTGGTTCGTGGTCATAATGGGGCTTCTCACAGTGTTCTTTGGCGAGATAATAGCCTACACGCAGAAGAATCTGAAGAAGATGCTCGCCTACTCGTCCATTGGGCAGATGGGAATGATAATAATGGGGCTGGGTATAGGAACGACCCTTGCAGTTGAGGGTGCATTTTACCAGATGCTCGCCCATGCCCTTGGAAAGGCTCTGCTGTTCATCGCTGCAGGATTTCTTATATACGCTGCCAAGAGCGATAAAATTTCGGATATGAGAGGACTGGCCAGAAATCCATTGATAGGTATACCCCTTCTTGTTGGTGTGCTTTCAATAATGGGCATGCCTCCCTTTGCAGGGTTCTACGGCAAATTCTTCATACTCATGGGTGGCTTTTCCCAGGGTTACTATGCGGTAATTGCCCTGTTCCTGGCTGCCAGTATAGTGGAGGTTGCATATTATGCTAGATTTATCAAGGTGGTGTTTGAGAAGGGAGATGCCAGCGTGAAACCGGATCCAATAACCTATGTGCCTCTTATAATCCTGGCAGTTGTGATAGTTCTGATTGGGGTATATCCAAAACCCGTGCTTAGCGTGTTGAGTCACGCGGCCGCGTTCATAGCAGGAGGTGCTTGA
- a CDS encoding sodium:proton antiporter: MTPYYYLGSLALIAIGIYIVIAKRNLIKIIIGLDIMDTGVNLLLISVGYVKGGTAPIENVPGPYVDPVPQALVLTAIVIGVSVMALALSIAIGIYKNTGTMELDELLEVKK; the protein is encoded by the coding sequence GTGACTCCCTACTACTATCTTGGCTCCCTGGCTCTCATAGCGATAGGAATATACATCGTGATTGCCAAGAGAAATCTGATCAAAATCATAATTGGTCTTGATATAATGGATACGGGGGTTAACCTCCTTCTCATCTCGGTGGGTTATGTGAAGGGAGGAACTGCCCCTATTGAGAACGTGCCTGGCCCGTACGTGGATCCTGTACCCCAGGCCCTTGTACTCACGGCCATCGTTATAGGTGTCTCTGTAATGGCCCTTGCTCTTTCAATAGCCATAGGGATATACAAAAATACGGGTACAATGGAACTTGATGAACTTCTGGAGGTGAAAAAATGA
- a CDS encoding Na+/H+ antiporter subunit E has product MEKVSKANRFVYAFLIFIVIWCGFTFSPGIRPEQYLEEFLAGIVFSLIAAAFSYEHLSQRGLYNLSPHRVWWFLKYIPVFIWAMIKANLDVAYRVLHPARPIRPGIVRIRTDIKSPVGKLALANSITLTPGTMTMQIVDDKYYIHWIYVHSEDEKEAGEMIKGEFEPYLKEVFE; this is encoded by the coding sequence TTGGAAAAGGTAAGCAAAGCGAACCGGTTCGTGTATGCCTTCCTGATATTCATTGTCATATGGTGCGGATTCACATTTTCACCTGGGATCAGGCCAGAGCAGTATCTTGAAGAGTTTCTGGCAGGAATTGTGTTTTCACTAATTGCGGCGGCCTTCAGTTATGAACACCTTTCCCAGAGGGGGTTGTATAATCTCTCTCCCCACAGGGTATGGTGGTTTTTGAAGTACATTCCTGTTTTCATATGGGCTATGATAAAGGCCAACCTTGACGTTGCCTACAGGGTTCTGCATCCTGCCAGACCCATAAGGCCTGGTATAGTGAGGATAAGAACAGATATTAAGAGTCCTGTTGGAAAGCTTGCACTGGCAAATTCCATAACCCTTACCCCTGGAACAATGACCATGCAGATTGTTGACGATAAATATTACATTCACTGGATTTACGTGCATAGCGAGGATGAGAAGGAAGCTGGTGAGATGATAAAGGGGGAATTTGAGCCATACCTTAAAGAGGTGTTTGAATGA
- a CDS encoding DUF6015 family protein: MEYVESAEFVVTVDFLAMAIQNGLSRPKRRLSIEEARMTAEHVLNFFGYGDRIIDNMLEPEDRDTFYILEDLGILKTEREETTLWDGREWRIHYWLLNKERIYELVNYKMENEKREEDFEDIYEELPEDIWMRS; the protein is encoded by the coding sequence ATGGAATACGTGGAAAGTGCCGAATTCGTGGTTACAGTGGATTTTTTGGCAATGGCAATTCAAAATGGGTTGAGCAGACCAAAGAGGAGATTGAGCATAGAGGAGGCGAGAATGACAGCCGAGCATGTTCTCAATTTCTTCGGATACGGGGACAGGATCATAGACAACATGCTGGAACCCGAGGACAGAGACACGTTTTACATTCTGGAAGATCTGGGCATTCTAAAAACCGAGCGTGAGGAAACAACACTCTGGGACGGCAGAGAGTGGCGCATACATTACTGGCTTCTCAATAAAGAGAGGATATACGAACTTGTGAACTATAAAATGGAAAATGAAAAAAGGGAAGAGGATTTTGAAGACATTTACGAAGAACTTCCCGAGGATATATGGATGCGCAGTTGA
- a CDS encoding adenylosuccinate synthase: MNVAVIGLQFGDEGKGKIVDFLSKDFDIIARFSGGSNAGHSVVHDGKKFKLHLIPSGVLRGKIGVLGNGMVVDLEALKGEVEILLSEGIEPKLVISSRAHVVTSFHREVEVMEDELIGIGTTRRGIGPTYETKAKRVGLRMGDLFYEDMIFKRLELMTKLWGIYDDERVRREARKLHALALEFKESVKNTELWLNAAMDSGKSVLFEGSQAVLLDIDFGTYPYVTSSNTIVGGICTGLGVSPRRIHRVIGVMKPYMTRVGSGPFPTEIFGEYARELREKGGEYGATTGRPRRVGWLDMPLLRYATLVGAVDEIALTKVDVIYGMKNVPVAWEYRCSGENNTYPPYNFEECEPVYREYGGWDSIEDEEFREFISMIEGETGARVKLVSYGADRENTRIID; this comes from the coding sequence ATGAATGTGGCGGTTATCGGCTTGCAATTTGGCGATGAGGGTAAGGGCAAAATCGTTGACTTTCTGTCCAAGGATTTTGACATAATAGCGAGGTTTTCGGGGGGAAGCAACGCGGGTCACAGTGTTGTTCATGATGGCAAGAAGTTCAAATTGCACCTTATCCCGAGCGGTGTTTTGAGGGGGAAAATAGGGGTGCTTGGCAATGGAATGGTTGTGGATCTTGAGGCTCTTAAAGGTGAAGTCGAGATTCTGCTCTCGGAGGGAATAGAGCCAAAATTGGTAATAAGCAGCCGTGCCCATGTGGTGACATCCTTTCACAGGGAGGTTGAGGTGATGGAGGATGAGTTGATAGGTATTGGAACGACCAGGAGGGGTATAGGACCAACCTACGAGACAAAGGCAAAGCGCGTGGGTTTGCGCATGGGTGATTTGTTCTACGAGGACATGATTTTTAAAAGGCTGGAATTGATGACGAAACTCTGGGGAATTTACGATGATGAACGGGTAAGAAGAGAGGCAAGAAAATTGCATGCACTTGCCCTTGAGTTTAAGGAAAGTGTGAAAAACACAGAACTCTGGCTCAACGCTGCAATGGACTCTGGCAAATCCGTTCTTTTTGAGGGCTCCCAGGCAGTTTTACTTGATATTGATTTTGGCACGTATCCCTATGTGACCTCCTCAAATACGATTGTAGGTGGTATATGCACAGGTCTTGGAGTATCCCCTCGTAGGATTCACAGGGTGATTGGGGTTATGAAACCCTATATGACGCGTGTTGGAAGTGGACCCTTTCCCACGGAAATCTTTGGTGAGTATGCCCGTGAGTTGAGGGAAAAGGGAGGAGAGTACGGTGCAACAACGGGAAGACCGAGGCGCGTGGGCTGGCTCGATATGCCTCTTCTTCGCTACGCCACCCTTGTTGGTGCTGTTGATGAGATTGCCCTGACAAAGGTGGATGTAATCTACGGTATGAAGAATGTGCCCGTTGCATGGGAGTACAGGTGCAGTGGGGAAAATAACACATATCCTCCTTACAATTTTGAGGAATGTGAGCCCGTTTACAGAGAGTACGGTGGATGGGATAGCATAGAGGATGAGGAATTCAGAGAATTTATATCCATGATTGAGGGTGAAACCGGGGCAAGGGTTAAATTAGTATCGTACGGGGCAGACAGGGAAAATACGAGGATTATTGATTGA
- a CDS encoding DUF4040 domain-containing protein codes for MDMFTIVSLILIIVMIISAIIAAELKDLLSAAVALGVMSLVVSILFYMLQAPDVAITEAAIGAALSMAIVIFAVRSTKRWEK; via the coding sequence ATAGACATGTTCACCATAGTTTCACTAATCCTCATAATTGTGATGATAATCTCCGCCATAATTGCAGCCGAGTTAAAGGATCTGCTCTCAGCTGCGGTGGCTCTTGGAGTTATGAGTCTTGTTGTTTCAATTCTCTTTTACATGCTCCAGGCACCGGATGTTGCAATCACCGAAGCGGCCATAGGTGCGGCACTGAGTATGGCTATTGTGATATTTGCTGTTAGAAGCACGAAGAGGTGGGAAAAATGA
- a CDS encoding S9 family peptidase encodes MNLEDMYRMKMPGDVRISPDGKVVSFVVGQMNRKKDAYISRIYLYDGKLRIFTSGENDKMPRFARNGELLVYYRAKKKGGEIRVLPIGGGESKPIAALENGIVDMKVDGNYVYFTAPVENKEKDDVKRITSIPFYFNGKGFIYNKNLQIFRVKLTGGKVEKLTSEKGKIGSFDVKAGKVVYTVVDDEREPFMEHLHLWDGESRRISKRKAGIGAFRISPDGKRVAVFLKFNERGLAEDMRLHFLSTEGGDYELACEEGVSLGRSLNSDARFGGGSVMQWLDESILFIATRKGKQEIMIYTDGRFYTFIGGERSIESFAYASGTLAFVAQKINRPAEVYVKKSTERRITNFNRRFANLPKPTHFTFNASDGEEIDGWILLPEGNGPFPAILEIHGGPKTSYGHAFMFEFYYLLSHGFAVIFTNPRGSSGYGENFALHIRGAFGERDYRDLMEAMDFVLKNYPIDPQRLYVTGGSYGGFMTNWIVGHTSRFRAAVTQRSISNQLSFWGTSDIGPWFNKDYIGAGKDLWEGFEDYWNMSPLKYAKNIKTPLLIIHSEEDYRCPVSEAYQLFYALKMNGVDTKMVLFPKENHDLSRSGKPKHREIRLREILEWFKNHLE; translated from the coding sequence ATGAACTTGGAGGATATGTACAGGATGAAAATGCCGGGAGATGTTCGCATCTCTCCGGATGGAAAGGTTGTTTCTTTTGTGGTTGGGCAGATGAACAGAAAAAAAGATGCATATATTTCTCGTATCTACCTTTATGATGGGAAATTGAGGATATTCACCAGCGGTGAAAATGATAAGATGCCCAGATTTGCCAGGAATGGTGAATTGCTAGTTTACTACAGAGCAAAGAAGAAGGGAGGGGAAATCAGGGTCTTGCCCATTGGGGGTGGGGAGTCAAAACCAATAGCCGCCCTTGAGAATGGTATTGTGGACATGAAGGTTGACGGAAACTACGTTTATTTCACAGCACCAGTGGAAAATAAGGAAAAGGATGATGTGAAGCGCATAACCAGCATACCCTTCTACTTTAACGGCAAGGGGTTCATATACAACAAGAACCTGCAGATTTTCAGGGTCAAACTCACAGGTGGAAAGGTTGAAAAGCTTACCAGCGAGAAAGGAAAGATAGGGAGTTTTGATGTTAAGGCTGGAAAAGTGGTTTACACTGTGGTGGATGATGAGAGAGAGCCATTTATGGAGCATTTGCATCTCTGGGATGGAGAAAGCAGGAGAATAAGCAAAAGAAAGGCCGGAATTGGTGCATTTCGAATTTCTCCAGATGGAAAACGCGTGGCAGTTTTTTTGAAGTTCAATGAAAGGGGTCTTGCAGAGGATATGAGGCTTCATTTTCTCTCCACTGAGGGGGGTGATTATGAACTTGCTTGTGAAGAAGGTGTATCTCTTGGTCGTTCTTTAAATTCCGATGCCAGATTTGGAGGAGGCAGTGTAATGCAGTGGCTTGATGAAAGTATTTTATTCATAGCAACCCGCAAGGGAAAGCAGGAAATAATGATTTACACGGATGGCAGGTTCTACACCTTTATTGGAGGAGAGCGCAGCATTGAATCTTTTGCCTACGCCTCAGGTACGCTGGCTTTTGTAGCGCAGAAAATAAATCGCCCGGCAGAGGTGTATGTGAAGAAGAGCACAGAGCGGCGGATTACAAATTTTAACAGAAGATTTGCAAATCTTCCAAAACCAACGCATTTCACATTCAATGCGAGTGATGGCGAGGAGATTGATGGCTGGATTCTCCTACCCGAGGGCAATGGCCCCTTTCCCGCAATTCTGGAGATTCATGGTGGTCCCAAGACCTCATACGGCCACGCGTTCATGTTTGAGTTTTACTACCTTCTATCTCATGGATTCGCGGTGATATTCACAAATCCCCGTGGCTCCTCAGGCTATGGCGAGAATTTTGCCCTGCACATCCGGGGTGCCTTTGGAGAGAGGGATTACAGGGACCTGATGGAGGCGATGGATTTCGTCCTGAAGAATTACCCAATTGATCCACAAAGGCTCTATGTCACCGGGGGCTCTTACGGAGGATTCATGACAAACTGGATTGTGGGCCATACCTCCAGATTCAGAGCGGCCGTGACGCAGCGCAGTATAAGCAATCAACTCTCCTTCTGGGGGACAAGCGACATCGGGCCATGGTTCAACAAGGATTACATAGGCGCAGGCAAGGATCTGTGGGAGGGATTTGAGGATTACTGGAACATGAGCCCGTTGAAATACGCGAAGAACATAAAAACTCCTCTCTTGATAATTCACAGCGAGGAGGATTATCGCTGTCCCGTTAGCGAAGCGTATCAGCTATTCTATGCGCTCAAGATGAATGGCGTGGATACAAAGATGGTTCTATTTCCTAAGGAAAACCATGATCTCTCCCGGAGCGGAAAGCCAAAGCACCGTGAAATCCGCCTGAGGGAGATTTTGGAATGGTTTAAAAATCACCTGGAGTGA